Proteins encoded together in one Ferroglobus placidus DSM 10642 window:
- a CDS encoding PGF-CTERM sorting domain-containing protein — MVQLAGTQPTPTPTEEITYEYTGATVTFVDRTDEPATIEVTLKSVDVDTDNFVLAIDYGDKLEFTVDVPDKATVKIVDLKTGDVVYTESITGYKDFSLDTVGLNLKPSDYTIRVSASYGGATNDFDLNDAASYTEVKKGAEVLPKGDYVVKVRPKEAGKPVIEIIRKNPSAEIVKGDLAVFEIRIYGADQGRYYLTGPYDWTAFNKYYDQVFTVSDHKYKLVIDTQEILDNGGQTGAYKLKVVSGDADNSVTFYIVGATISVTADKDTVRLGQKVKISGSTNVAETGSDFDKNGDNKVTIKIYKDTVTPENMVDSVEVDINEDGTFSKEVEFKLDWDTGTYKIVAEVSNGYTSKDERVTITAEKPLLEIKMDTLSFARGEEFEIKGTTSLPAGEEIVITGLDEFSDAPATVIAYVDSDGNFKTSKFRVKPDAALSTYKVKAKYEAAKYTVEDSVKIKVVRQSLDVTVDKNVVAKGGKVKLNGTTTVETVYIYAESGNVFEGVAALPFENKEFMIEDYPTKSVDVDDNTFETELAVKSDAETGTYLVYVFAPASTDKIDPVSDAQKILSITVTDVAFAEVPESITMIKGQKVTFKVKIDTPSSDIVRLAWKLSGQGIKTKEIDEGNPDENGVVEIELLPYYDEDNKVLVSEPGKTLATGMYTLKLQLYYTKGTVDTADDEKVEDGSVTIPVEVVNPEISVDVPSEVKKGDPLKVVIKTNREEGYGNIYVILKTPMKVYRQQVTIGEDGSAEAVFETYGLPLGTAKVYVRDTLGTIKDNDATLLNTYYDLDPAEGFAKDLKFHDDVLVGPIEVKIVEELTPTPTPTPTPTATPVSTPTATPTPTPTPTPEKTPVKTPTPTPTPAKETPTPTPTKEEKKGVPGFEAFLAIAGLAAVAYALRRRQ, encoded by the coding sequence GTGGTTCAGTTAGCTGGAACCCAACCAACACCGACACCTACTGAAGAAATAACTTACGAGTACACTGGCGCAACAGTAACCTTCGTCGACAGAACTGACGAACCGGCTACGATTGAAGTCACCCTCAAATCAGTCGATGTTGACACCGACAACTTCGTGTTAGCTATCGACTATGGCGACAAACTCGAATTCACGGTAGATGTTCCAGACAAAGCTACAGTAAAGATCGTTGATCTCAAGACGGGAGATGTTGTGTATACTGAAAGCATAACCGGATACAAAGACTTCTCGCTTGATACCGTCGGCTTAAACCTCAAGCCTTCGGATTACACGATAAGAGTTTCTGCAAGCTATGGAGGAGCTACAAACGACTTTGATCTGAACGATGCAGCAAGCTATACTGAAGTGAAGAAAGGAGCCGAAGTCCTTCCGAAGGGAGACTACGTAGTTAAAGTTAGACCGAAAGAGGCTGGAAAGCCTGTAATTGAGATTATCAGAAAGAACCCATCGGCTGAGATTGTGAAGGGAGACTTAGCAGTATTCGAAATAAGGATTTACGGAGCCGACCAGGGTAGGTACTACTTGACCGGTCCATACGACTGGACGGCATTTAACAAGTACTACGACCAAGTCTTCACTGTTAGCGATCACAAGTACAAGCTGGTTATAGACACTCAGGAAATCCTTGACAACGGTGGACAGACCGGTGCTTACAAGCTGAAGGTCGTTAGCGGAGATGCTGACAACAGTGTAACGTTCTACATTGTCGGAGCCACGATTTCCGTTACCGCTGACAAGGACACAGTTAGACTCGGGCAGAAAGTTAAGATCTCGGGTTCAACGAACGTCGCTGAAACCGGAAGCGACTTCGACAAGAATGGCGACAACAAGGTTACGATAAAGATCTACAAAGATACCGTCACACCCGAGAATATGGTCGATTCCGTAGAGGTTGACATCAACGAAGACGGAACTTTCTCCAAAGAAGTTGAATTTAAACTCGACTGGGACACCGGAACTTACAAGATCGTGGCAGAGGTTAGCAACGGATACACGAGCAAAGATGAGAGAGTAACAATAACAGCTGAGAAGCCGTTGCTTGAGATTAAAATGGACACGCTGTCCTTCGCGAGAGGAGAGGAGTTCGAGATCAAAGGTACAACAAGCCTGCCAGCTGGAGAAGAGATAGTAATAACAGGTCTCGATGAATTCTCCGACGCACCGGCAACGGTAATTGCCTATGTAGATAGTGACGGTAACTTCAAGACAAGCAAATTCAGGGTTAAGCCGGATGCTGCTCTCTCAACTTACAAGGTTAAAGCGAAGTATGAGGCAGCCAAGTACACGGTAGAAGACTCCGTGAAGATAAAAGTTGTTAGACAGAGCTTGGATGTTACTGTTGACAAGAACGTCGTTGCCAAAGGAGGAAAAGTTAAACTTAACGGAACGACCACTGTAGAGACAGTATACATCTACGCCGAGTCTGGTAACGTGTTCGAAGGGGTTGCGGCATTGCCATTCGAGAACAAAGAGTTCATGATCGAGGACTATCCAACCAAGTCTGTGGATGTCGACGACAACACATTTGAAACAGAGCTGGCTGTTAAGAGTGATGCTGAAACGGGAACGTACTTAGTATACGTGTTTGCTCCAGCATCAACTGACAAGATCGATCCCGTTAGCGATGCTCAAAAGATCTTGTCGATAACAGTTACAGATGTGGCATTCGCTGAAGTTCCAGAGAGCATAACGATGATCAAGGGACAGAAGGTTACGTTCAAGGTGAAGATCGATACGCCAAGCAGCGACATCGTAAGACTGGCTTGGAAGCTCAGCGGTCAGGGTATAAAGACGAAAGAGATCGATGAAGGTAACCCAGACGAGAACGGAGTTGTTGAAATCGAACTATTGCCGTATTATGATGAAGACAACAAGGTCTTGGTATCAGAGCCAGGAAAGACTTTAGCGACGGGAATGTACACGTTGAAGCTTCAGCTTTACTACACCAAGGGAACAGTAGACACTGCCGACGACGAGAAAGTTGAAGATGGTAGCGTTACAATTCCAGTTGAAGTGGTTAACCCAGAAATAAGCGTTGATGTTCCAAGCGAAGTTAAGAAGGGAGATCCGCTCAAGGTCGTGATTAAGACGAACAGAGAAGAGGGCTACGGTAACATCTACGTCATCTTGAAGACTCCAATGAAAGTGTACAGACAACAAGTTACAATCGGTGAAGATGGTAGTGCAGAAGCGGTCTTTGAGACATACGGACTGCCATTAGGCACTGCAAAGGTTTACGTTAGGGACACTCTTGGAACGATAAAAGACAACGATGCAACACTGCTTAACACGTACTACGATCTTGATCCCGCTGAAGGGTTCGCTAAAGACCTCAAGTTCCACGACGATGTGCTTGTTGGACCAATCGAAGTCAAGATCGTCGAAGAGCTAACACCCACGCCAACACCAACCCCGACACCAACTGCAACACCAGTTTCAACACCGACCGCAACTCCAACCCCGACTCCGACACCAACACCAGAAAAGACACCCGTGAAGACGCCAACACCAACTCCAACACCAGCAAAAGAAACACCCACGCCAACACCAACTAAGGAAGAGAAGAAGGGAGTGCCAGGGTTCGAAGCGTTCCTGGCAATAGCGGGACTTGCAGCGGTTGCCTACGCACTTAGAAGAAGACAGTAA